The following proteins come from a genomic window of Dysidea avara chromosome 12, odDysAvar1.4, whole genome shotgun sequence:
- the LOC136241439 gene encoding F-actin-uncapping protein LRRC16A-like yields MKNQLKCLRLFRSFHEANDEVMYTSIQQAQIFDNKVINLSWTSLSPYDIECVTLFLTCSPHKELNLFNCHIQDIGLRIIYRDLMSHNVTIKILNLGSNGFTRSSSSFINDLIIHCRVEELNINGNDTMGEDPALYNMLTHPSSRLVRLYMSYTSLSSPSAITLFTELAKGNKLKELDISNNLITDEACDVTATAMKNNTSLVRLEMWGNEISGEAAQCLVQALNNNNTLEDLWLPLYSEDVEMRIRSLQEQINENRESRGCQAKLNITWW; encoded by the coding sequence ATGAAGAATCAACTAAAGTGTCTTCGCTTGTTTCGCTCCTTCCACGAGGCCAACGATGAAGTGATGTACACTTCTATACAACAAGCACAAATCTTCGATAACAAAGTAATCAACCTTAGCTGGACTAGCCTATCACCATACGATATTGAGTGTGTTACACTCTTCCTTACCTGCTCACCCCACAAGGAGCTTAACTTGTTTAACTGCCATATCCAAGATATTGGTCTTCGTATCATTTATCGCGATCTGATGTCACACAACGTGACAATCAAAATACTCAACTTGGGGTCTAATGGCTTCACCAGATCTTCCTCTTCCTTCATTAATGACCTCATCATCCACTGTAGAGTGGAAGAGTTGAATATTAATGGTAACGATACTATGGGAGAGGACCCTGCTCTCTACAACATGTTGACCCATCCCTCCTCTAGGCTAGTGAGACTGTACATGAGTTATACCAGCTTATCATCGCCATCAGCCATTACCCTCTTCACTGAACTAGCAAAGGGGAACAAACTGAAGGAGCTCGACATTAGCAACAATCTCATCACTGATGAAGCTTGTGATGTCACTGCCACTGCAATGAAGAACAACACATCACTAGTCAGGCTGGAGATGTGGGGCAACGAGATCAGTGGAGAAGCTGCTCAATGTCTAGTACAAGCGctcaacaataacaacacattAGAAGATCTATGGCTACCCCTTTACAGTGAAGATGTTGAGATGAGGATTAGATCACTACAAGAACAAATTAACGAGAACAGAGAAAGTAGAGGATGTCAAGCAAAACTGAACATTACCTGGTGGTAG
- the LOC136241247 gene encoding uncharacterized protein, with protein sequence MDKNDHEKVKDTGSTNNAKQQLTKIWNGKPCHVVKARIGRYAVHHGSFHTLEPSQYVNDEVMHTYLKLLSNIQGDTYAMVSQTLSCILSHTAAEKHSHFLSKESLSMYQYIGGCYNKNGNHWVFITVHLEHKYFARGAFTAVKNYFKKRSELLGKDYVDICKFELKQLKKRIQYDTYNCGVYCIKMAEQLFLSGNIDENILCSLNTTQARVDIGVTLLSHSVDMSERCIMCGASENSLIHPQYVHWIRCDNCWQWTHTICMNMKPEDAGRVERFQCHECFQNLYKINDFE encoded by the exons ATGGACAAGAATGATCATGAGAAGGTTAAGGATACAGGCTCTACCAATAATGCAAAACAACAGCTAACTAAGATTTGGAATGGCAAACCATGTCATGTAGTGAAAGCAAGGATAGGTAGGTATGCTGTTCACCATGGTAGTTTCCACACCCTTGAACCAAGCCAATATGTAAATGACGAAGTCATGCATACTTACCTTAAGCTATTATCAAACATTCAAGGTGATACCTATGCCATGGTTTCTCAGACATTGTCTTGTATACTCAGTCATACTGCTGCAGAGAAACATTCACACTTTTTATCCAAGGAATCACTGAGTATGTATCAGTACATTGGAggatgctataacaaaaatggTAACCACTGGGTTTTTATCACTGTGCATTTAGAACATAAATATTTT GCTCGTGGTGCATTTACTGCTGTAAAGAATTACTTCAAAAAAAGGAGTGAATTATTAGGGAAGGACTATGTAGACATTTGTAAATTTGAATTGAAACAACTGAAGAAAAGGATTCAGTATGATACCTATAATTGTGGTGTATACTGTATAAAGATGGCTGAGCAGCTGTTTTTGTCAGGAAACATTGATGAAAATATTCTGTGCAGTTTGAATACTACACAAGCACGTGTTGACATAGGCGTTACATTGCTATCCCACTCAGTTGATATGTCCGAAAGATGCATAATGTGTGGGGCAAGTGAAAACAGCTTAATTCACCCACAGTATGTTCATTGGATCAGATGTGATAATTGTTGGCAATGGACTCACACCATTTGTATGAACATGAAACCAGAGGATGCTGGCAGAGTTGAAAGATTCCAGTGCCATGAATGCTTTCAGAACctttataaaattaatgattttgAATGA